The Bos indicus isolate NIAB-ARS_2022 breed Sahiwal x Tharparkar chromosome X, NIAB-ARS_B.indTharparkar_mat_pri_1.0, whole genome shotgun sequence genome has a window encoding:
- the GPR101 gene encoding probable G-protein coupled receptor 101 has translation MASTCTNSTRENNSSHACMPLSKMPISLAHGIIRSSVLLIFLTASFVGNIVLAFVLQRKPQLLQVTNRFIFNLLVTDLLQISLVAPWVVATSVPIFWPLNSHFCTALVSLTHLFAFASVNTIVVVSVDRYLSIIHPLSYPAKMTPRRGYLLLYGTWIVAILQSTPPLYGWGQAAFDERNALCSMIWGASPSYTIVSVVSFIVIPLIVMIACYSVVFGAARRQHALLYNVKSHSLEVRAKDRVENENEEGGKKDEFQSESEFHGQDEGEVKAKVDSEEAMEGSKKAKKGSVETGEGSMEATGSEEVRESNSLVAKGSTKIQSSRKADKGRLEVTQCNIDLGEDDLEFGEDDLHFNEDDIEAVNIPESLPVSRRNSNGDPPLPRCYQCKAAKVIFLIIFSYVLSLGPYCFLAVLAVWVDVQTKVPQWVITIIIWLFFLQCCIHPYVYGYMHKTIKKEIQDMLKKFFCKEKPPKENSHPDLPGTEAGTEGGTEGKIVPSHDSATSP, from the coding sequence ATGGCGTCCACCTGCACCAACAGCACGCGCGAAAACAACAGCAGCCACGCGTGCATGCCCCTCTCCAAAATGCCCATCAGCCTGGCGCATGGCATCATTCGCTCGAGCGTTCTGCTCATCTTCCTCACCGCCTCCTTCGTGGGCAACATAGTGCTGGCGTTCGTGCTGCAGCGCAAGCCTCAGCTGCTGCAGGTGACCAACCGCTTCATCTTTAACCTCCTCGTCACTGACCTGCTGCAGATCTCGCTCGTGGCCCCCTGGGTGGTGGCCACCTCCGTACCCATCTTCTGGCCCCTCAACAGCCATTTCTGCACTGCCCTGGTTAGCCTTACTCATCTGTTTGCCTTCGCCAGCGTCAACACCATCGTGGTGGTGTCCGTGGATCGCTACCTGTCCATCATCCACCCTCTCTCCTACCCGGCGAAGATGACCCCACGCCGGGGCTACCTGCTCCTCTACGGCACCTGGATCGTGGCCATCCTGCAGAGCACGCCCCCACTCTATGGCTGGGGCCAGGCTGCTTTCGACGAGCGCAATGCCCTTTGCTCCATGATCTGGGGGGCCAGCCCCAGCTACACAATTGTCAGTGTCGTGTCCTTCATCGTCATCCCGCTGATTGTCATGATTGCCTGCTACTCTGTGGTGTTCGGGGCTGCCCGCCGGCAGCACGCGCTGCTCTACAACGTCAAGAGCCACAGCTTGGAAGTGCGAGCCAAGGACCGGGTGGAGAATGAGAACGAAGAGGGCGGCAAGAAGGATGAGTTCCAGAGTGAGAGTGAGTTCCACGGCCAGGATGAAGGTGAGGTCAAGGCCAAGGTGGACAGCGAGGAAGCCATGGAGGGCAGCAAGAAGGCCAAAAAAGGGAGCGTGGAGACTGGTGAGGGGAGCATGGAGGCCACTGGCAGTGAAGAGGTCAGAGAAAGCAACTCTTTGGTGGCCAAAGGCAGCACCAAAATTCAGAGCAGCAGGAAGGCAGACAAGGGCCGCCTAGAGGTCACCCAGTGCAACATTGACCTGGGTGAAGATGACCTAGAGTTTGGTGAGGATGACCTCCATTTCAACGAGGATGACATCGAGGCGGTGAACATTCCAGAGAGTCTCCCAGTCAGTCGTCGAAACAGCAATGGTGACCCCCCTCTGCCCAGGTGCTACCAATGCAAAGCTGCTAAAGTGATCTTCCTCATCATCTTCTCCTACGTGCTGTCCCTGGGGCCCTACTGCTTTCTAGCAGTCCTGGCCGTGTGGGTGGATGTCCAAACCAAGGTACCCCAGTGGGTGATCACCATAATTATCTGGCTTTTCTTCCTGCAGTGCTGCATCCACCCCTACGTCTATGGCTACATGCACAAGACCATCAAGAAGGAGATCCAGGATATGCTGAAGAAGTTtttctgcaaggagaagcccccCAAAGAAAACAGCCACCCAGACCTGCCCGGAACCGAAGCCGGCACCGAGGGTGGAACTGAAGGCAAGATCGTCCCTTCTCATGATTCTGCCACTTCGCCTTGA